The proteins below are encoded in one region of Thiohalorhabdus sp. Cl-TMA:
- a CDS encoding MlaE family ABC transporter permease has protein sequence MATQDADIRIFRDQEPARAQIRGYWDFLNRPENRRTVQEQLAELERAGDLQWDLRSVEALDSAGALALWRAWGRQYPTELVCRERHRRIFERMQALPEGRPKFSRSPIDLLARPAKLPVAAARGTWELALHFGMIALAAGYAVLHPRSVPWMELTSVIYRAGFRASGLVAVINLVVGMMAAYQIGQALTRFASNIIVVGAFSTAVLREIGPWVTAIIVAGRSGSGIAAEIGSMRLTGELSALRAFGISPILRLAFPRVLGLAIVVPLLVLLGNMFSLLGGMVISDPVLGIPPSQFLDHLPNDVQIINFWIGEVKSLGNGIIIGGVSTYYGLMAASNTESLSRQTISSVVMSLALVLILNAGVGALYVDTGLP, from the coding sequence ATGGCCACACAGGATGCCGATATCCGGATTTTCCGGGATCAGGAGCCCGCCCGCGCCCAGATTCGTGGATATTGGGATTTCCTTAATCGGCCGGAAAACCGCCGTACTGTCCAGGAGCAGCTTGCCGAGCTGGAGCGCGCGGGAGACCTGCAATGGGACCTGCGCTCCGTGGAGGCTTTGGATAGTGCCGGCGCCCTGGCGCTCTGGCGGGCCTGGGGGCGTCAATACCCCACCGAATTGGTTTGCCGGGAGCGGCACCGGCGGATTTTCGAGCGCATGCAGGCCCTGCCGGAAGGCCGACCGAAATTTTCCCGGAGCCCCATCGATCTGCTCGCGCGGCCAGCCAAGCTTCCCGTGGCCGCAGCCCGTGGCACCTGGGAGCTGGCCCTCCATTTCGGCATGATCGCGTTGGCCGCCGGCTATGCGGTCCTCCATCCCAGATCGGTCCCCTGGATGGAGCTAACCTCCGTCATCTACCGGGCCGGTTTTCGGGCCAGCGGTCTGGTTGCGGTGATCAACCTGGTGGTCGGCATGATGGCGGCCTACCAGATCGGTCAGGCGCTTACGCGGTTCGCCTCCAATATCATCGTGGTCGGCGCCTTCAGTACCGCCGTCCTGCGCGAAATCGGGCCGTGGGTCACCGCCATCATCGTTGCCGGCCGCTCCGGGTCCGGGATTGCCGCGGAGATCGGTTCCATGCGCCTGACGGGCGAACTTTCCGCCCTGCGCGCCTTCGGAATCTCGCCGATCCTGCGGTTGGCCTTTCCACGGGTTCTGGGGCTGGCCATTGTGGTACCCCTGCTGGTGCTGCTCGGCAATATGTTCTCGCTGCTGGGCGGAATGGTGATTTCGGACCCTGTGCTCGGGATACCGCCTTCCCAGTTCCTGGACCACCTGCCCAATGACGTCCAGATCATCAATTTCTGGATCGGCGAAGTGAAATCCCTGGGCAACGGCATCATCATCGGCGGGGTCAGTACCTATTACGGACTGATGGCCGCTTCCAATACCGAAAGCCTGAGCCGGCAGACCATCTCCTCCGTGGTCATGAGCCTGGCGCTGGTCCTGATCCTGAACGCGGGGGTCGGCGCGCTGTACGTGGATACTGGATTGCCCTGA